A region of Candidatus Saganbacteria bacterium DNA encodes the following proteins:
- a CDS encoding bifunctional phosphoglucose/phosphomannose isomerase codes for MNTLDDPKKFRKTDKSDMAGLVGRFPEMMEDALKISPQGSLTIQEGIKNIVIAGMGGSAISGDITAKLLEDKADIPVSVIRNYDLPEYAGPSSLVFVLSYSGNTEETLSAFEQASKKKASIISVTSGGALKERSASNKIPMFLIPSGLPPRASMPYLLVPVLRALSICKMMPDIDPQIEEAVSVLKAMRSKLDTGNVFEKNPAKQAASKLKGKFPLIFGTPSGSGVSAFRWKTQLSENSKTTSVCNTFPELDHNEIVNLGELKKGKNNYCLVLLRNGADSERMVLRINATKNIVSKGIDEIIEVPSEGDGRLSRMLSLCYFGDWVSVYLAVLNGTDPTPVHSIDRLKKELSA; via the coding sequence GATCAGCCCCCAAGGGTCTTTGACCATCCAAGAAGGCATTAAAAATATCGTGATAGCGGGGATGGGCGGTTCGGCGATAAGCGGCGATATCACCGCAAAACTTCTCGAAGATAAGGCCGATATCCCCGTAAGCGTGATAAGGAATTACGACCTGCCGGAATATGCCGGCCCCTCAAGCCTGGTGTTCGTCCTGAGCTATTCGGGAAACACCGAGGAGACGCTTTCCGCTTTCGAACAGGCCTCTAAAAAAAAGGCATCCATAATCTCGGTCACGTCGGGAGGCGCCCTCAAGGAAAGATCAGCTTCAAATAAAATCCCTATGTTCCTGATCCCGTCCGGGCTTCCCCCGAGGGCATCGATGCCTTATCTTCTGGTGCCCGTGCTCAGGGCTCTTAGCATTTGCAAAATGATGCCGGATATAGATCCTCAGATCGAAGAAGCCGTCTCGGTGCTTAAGGCGATGCGTTCAAAGCTTGACACGGGGAATGTATTTGAAAAGAACCCGGCAAAACAGGCCGCGTCTAAGCTCAAGGGAAAGTTCCCTCTCATATTCGGCACTCCTTCGGGCAGCGGAGTCTCCGCGTTCAGATGGAAAACGCAGCTTTCGGAAAACTCAAAGACCACCTCGGTCTGCAACACTTTCCCGGAACTGGACCATAACGAGATAGTCAATCTCGGAGAACTGAAAAAAGGTAAAAATAATTATTGCCTTGTCCTGCTGAGAAACGGAGCTGACAGCGAGAGGATGGTCCTGAGGATAAATGCCACAAAAAATATTGTTTCAAAAGGCATCGATGAGATCATCGAGGTCCCGTCCGAAGGGGACGGCCGGCTTTCAAGGATGCTTTCGCTGTGTTACTTCGGCGACTGGGTAAGCGTTTATCTCGCGGTCCTCAACGGGACCGATCCAACGCCGGTCCATTCGATAGACAGGTTAAAGAAGGAGCTTTCGGCATAG
- a CDS encoding NDP-sugar synthase has protein sequence MKAIIIAGGLGTRLRPLTYNRPKPMVPVMNKPFIVHQIELLKKFGITEIILNLHYLSDNMALMLGDGADLGVKLFYSIEKNPLGTAGAVKNAEEYLDKDDIVVFNGDVLADFNIAEIIAFHKEKKAKVTLTLTSVEDPTPFGLVLADESGRVTKFVEKPSWQMVTAKTINAGLYVMNPSVFKSVPKGRPYSFERELFPKLLDSGEKVYAVVSKDYWLDIGSPQKYMQAHRDILNGDIHVVIDGERVGGNIWIAHGSVIDPSAKLHGPLMVGKNANISSNARLNQFSVIGENVRILEGAYVEDSVILRNSIIGKDVKLKDCIIGENCIIEDFAEVGMGVVLADYSIVKKGSKLA, from the coding sequence ATGAAAGCAATAATAATCGCCGGAGGGCTCGGCACGCGGCTCAGGCCGCTCACTTATAACAGGCCCAAACCGATGGTCCCGGTGATGAACAAGCCTTTCATCGTCCACCAGATCGAGCTGTTGAAAAAATTCGGCATCACCGAAATAATACTCAACCTCCATTATCTTTCAGACAACATGGCGTTGATGCTCGGTGACGGGGCCGATCTCGGCGTAAAATTATTTTATTCTATCGAAAAAAATCCGCTCGGTACGGCCGGAGCAGTCAAGAACGCAGAGGAATATCTAGACAAAGACGACATAGTCGTCTTTAACGGCGACGTCCTCGCGGATTTTAACATCGCGGAAATAATCGCTTTTCACAAAGAAAAAAAAGCAAAGGTGACGCTGACCCTAACCTCCGTCGAAGACCCCACGCCTTTCGGGCTCGTCCTGGCCGATGAGAGCGGCAGGGTCACTAAGTTCGTTGAAAAACCGAGCTGGCAGATGGTGACGGCAAAGACAATAAATGCCGGGCTTTATGTGATGAACCCCTCGGTATTCAAGTCCGTGCCGAAAGGCAGGCCGTATTCTTTCGAGAGGGAGCTTTTCCCGAAGCTTCTTGACAGCGGCGAAAAAGTCTATGCCGTTGTCTCAAAAGACTACTGGCTCGATATCGGAAGCCCGCAGAAGTACATGCAGGCCCACAGGGACATCCTGAACGGAGATATCCATGTGGTCATAGACGGAGAAAGGGTCGGCGGCAATATCTGGATAGCGCACGGCTCTGTAATCGACCCGTCGGCAAAGCTCCACGGGCCTTTGATGGTGGGGAAAAACGCGAACATATCAAGCAATGCCAGGTTGAACCAGTTTTCCGTCATCGGAGAGAACGTCAGGATACTCGAGGGAGCTTATGTGGAAGATTCGGTGATACTCAGGAATTCGATAATCGGCAAAGACGTCAAACTCAAAGATTGTATAATAGGTGAGAACTGCATAATCGAGGATTTTGCGGAGGTCGGCATGGGAGTCGTCCTGGCGGATTATTCCATCGTAAAAAAAGGGTCAAAGCTGGCATGA
- the hisD gene encoding histidinol dehydrogenase, which produces MKKEEAAVKKIIADVELTGDKALVKYAKKFDKVSLLPEDFRVTAGEIDEAYKNAGREFLSAIKTAEKNIRAYHEKQKPSQWFETTADDAILGLRSIPLESAGIYVPGGRAAYPSSVLMNAIPARIAGVKRIAMVTPCGKDKKINIHVLAAAKLMGISEIYRIGGAHAIAALAFGTKSIPKVDKIVGPGNIYVTLAKKLLYGTVGIDKLAGPSDVVIIADGSADVRFVAADMASQIEHDPMSSAVLITLSKETERDVKHQLKKLGAVKGSKFIIAKDLDEAARFSNKIAPEHLELMVAVPQKLLEKIKNAGAVFLGPFSPVAVGDYIAGPNHVLPTGGSARFSSPLSAGDFVKQQSVIGYTKSALSRARKDIKVLAGVEGLKAHAASVEIRFK; this is translated from the coding sequence ATGAAAAAAGAAGAAGCGGCCGTAAAAAAGATAATCGCCGATGTCGAATTGACGGGCGACAAAGCGCTGGTGAAATATGCTAAAAAATTCGACAAAGTCAGCCTTTTACCTGAAGATTTCAGAGTGACGGCAGGAGAGATCGACGAGGCTTACAAAAATGCCGGCAGGGAATTCTTATCCGCGATAAAGACCGCGGAAAAAAATATCAGGGCTTACCACGAGAAGCAAAAACCTTCGCAGTGGTTCGAAACAACGGCTGATGACGCGATCTTAGGCCTGCGCTCTATCCCGCTGGAGAGCGCGGGGATATATGTTCCCGGTGGCAGAGCGGCTTATCCTTCCTCGGTCCTGATGAACGCGATACCCGCCCGGATTGCCGGCGTCAAAAGGATCGCCATGGTCACGCCGTGCGGAAAAGACAAAAAAATAAATATCCATGTGCTGGCCGCGGCGAAACTTATGGGAATAAGCGAGATATACAGGATCGGAGGCGCCCATGCGATAGCGGCCCTGGCTTTCGGGACAAAAAGCATACCGAAAGTCGATAAGATAGTCGGCCCGGGAAACATCTATGTGACGCTTGCGAAGAAACTTCTGTACGGTACCGTCGGCATAGACAAGCTCGCGGGGCCGAGCGATGTCGTCATCATAGCTGACGGGAGCGCGGACGTAAGGTTTGTCGCGGCGGACATGGCCTCGCAGATAGAGCACGACCCGATGTCGTCGGCGGTGCTGATAACCCTGTCAAAAGAGACCGAGAGGGATGTAAAACATCAGTTAAAAAAACTCGGTGCCGTTAAAGGATCAAAATTCATCATCGCGAAAGACCTTGACGAGGCCGCGCGGTTCTCTAATAAGATCGCTCCGGAGCATCTGGAACTGATGGTAGCGGTACCGCAGAAGCTTCTTGAAAAAATAAAGAACGCGGGCGCCGTCTTTTTAGGCCCGTTCTCTCCTGTCGCGGTCGGGGATTATATCGCCGGGCCCAACCACGTGCTTCCGACGGGAGGCAGCGCGCGGTTCTCATCCCCTCTCTCGGCCGGCGATTTTGTGAAGCAGCAGAGCGTGATAGGTTATACAAAGTCCGCTCTCAGCAGGGCCAGGAAAGATATAAAGGTCCTCGCGGGCGTCGAAGGATTAAAGGCTCACGCGGCTTCCGTCGAGATCAGGTTCAAATAA
- a CDS encoding histidinol phosphate phosphatase domain-containing protein, producing MKDLGKRIDLHTHSLLSDGMLLPSEAARYASNLGFQALAITDHVDYSNVESVISKLLRFTEKQAGLLDIDFIPGIEITHVDPRLVVGFAQYARTLGARLIVCHGETPSEPVMKGTNHAAVSEYDIIDILAHPGYITEEDAILAAKNNVCLELSSKPAHKETNRHVANMALKAGAKLLVNTDAHGPDDFLTQEKAFDIAKESGLDDAEAIKAVKDNPLELLNRIKRKFI from the coding sequence ATGAAAGACCTCGGCAAACGTATAGATCTCCATACCCACTCGCTTTTGAGCGACGGGATGCTGCTTCCTAGCGAAGCCGCGCGCTATGCCTCAAATCTCGGGTTTCAGGCGCTCGCGATAACGGACCATGTCGATTATTCGAACGTGGAATCCGTGATCTCAAAGCTTCTGCGCTTCACCGAAAAACAGGCGGGACTGCTTGATATAGATTTCATCCCCGGGATCGAGATCACCCATGTGGACCCGAGATTAGTTGTCGGTTTCGCGCAATACGCAAGGACGCTTGGCGCGAGGCTGATCGTCTGCCACGGGGAAACTCCGTCCGAGCCGGTCATGAAAGGCACCAATCACGCCGCGGTCAGTGAATATGACATCATAGATATTCTCGCGCACCCCGGGTATATTACCGAGGAGGACGCGATTCTCGCCGCTAAGAACAATGTCTGCCTTGAGCTTTCCTCAAAACCCGCTCATAAAGAGACGAACAGGCATGTCGCGAACATGGCACTTAAGGCCGGAGCAAAACTTCTGGTGAATACCGACGCCCACGGCCCGGATGATTTTCTGACACAGGAAAAAGCGTTCGATATCGCCAAAGAGAGCGGGCTTGATGACGCGGAAGCGATAAAAGCGGTAAAAGACAATCCCCTTGAACTCCTCAACAGGATAAAAAGAAAGTTTATTTGA
- the rlmD gene encoding 23S rRNA (uracil(1939)-C(5))-methyltransferase RlmD, which translates to MEENEIIRLKIDSFSSDASGVARLNGIAVFVEEGVPGDEVEAEITVLKKNYAKAKTLKIIKSSSDRTEPPCRYFHLCGACQMQHIKYPAQLKYKTQIVKDNIKKIGGSPPEIVADATGAENLWGYRNKMQYPVRQRRISQKSNDIDVGYYKKGTHEVVDIDECIVLHPFLNKIASAARKAIKDFRVPVYDEDRGRGLVRHILARAGFRTREALLCFIINGDEMPGGKNIAKAMLDDLDRKENEFKLKGIVLNSNNRRTNVILGEKTRQVWGTDRIKEDLGSLRFNISAASFFQINPAQTEVLYNTVKEFASLTGIESVIDVYSGTGSISLWLAKDAKEVYGIEEAESAVGNAKENAGINNIKNVFFKCGEAGRTLKMFKEAGFKPDLVVLDPPRSGCCNTVLESVKNMSPKKLIYVSCDPATLSRDLKILNDRYEVKRIQPVDMFPQTVHIECVAQLQKKN; encoded by the coding sequence ATGGAAGAAAACGAAATTATCAGGTTAAAAATAGATTCCTTCTCATCGGACGCCAGCGGCGTGGCGCGTCTGAACGGGATAGCGGTCTTTGTGGAAGAAGGTGTCCCGGGAGACGAAGTGGAAGCGGAGATAACCGTTCTGAAAAAAAATTATGCCAAAGCAAAGACCTTAAAGATAATAAAATCCTCGAGCGACAGGACCGAACCCCCGTGCAGGTATTTCCACCTCTGCGGCGCGTGCCAGATGCAGCACATAAAATACCCGGCTCAGCTGAAATATAAGACTCAGATAGTAAAGGACAATATAAAAAAAATAGGAGGATCGCCTCCGGAAATAGTCGCGGACGCGACAGGAGCCGAAAATTTATGGGGATACAGGAATAAGATGCAATACCCTGTCCGCCAGAGGCGGATAAGTCAAAAGTCAAATGATATTGATGTCGGATATTACAAAAAAGGGACACATGAGGTGGTTGATATTGATGAGTGCATCGTGCTGCATCCGTTCTTAAATAAGATCGCTTCAGCCGCAAGAAAAGCGATAAAAGATTTTCGCGTACCTGTATACGATGAGGACAGGGGCAGGGGGCTTGTGAGGCACATACTTGCAAGGGCGGGATTCAGGACAAGGGAAGCGCTTCTCTGTTTCATCATCAACGGCGATGAAATGCCGGGAGGGAAAAATATCGCGAAAGCGATGCTGGACGACCTTGACCGGAAGGAAAACGAATTCAAACTGAAAGGGATCGTTCTGAATTCTAATAACAGGCGGACAAATGTGATACTCGGCGAAAAGACGCGGCAGGTCTGGGGAACGGACAGGATCAAAGAAGACCTCGGCAGCCTGAGGTTCAATATTTCCGCGGCGTCTTTCTTCCAGATAAATCCGGCGCAAACGGAAGTGCTCTATAATACCGTGAAAGAGTTCGCCTCATTGACGGGAATAGAATCAGTGATAGACGTCTACTCCGGGACAGGTTCAATATCTCTTTGGCTCGCGAAAGACGCGAAAGAAGTCTACGGCATAGAGGAAGCGGAAAGCGCCGTCGGGAACGCGAAAGAAAATGCAGGGATAAACAACATCAAAAATGTTTTCTTTAAATGCGGGGAGGCGGGGAGGACGCTTAAGATGTTCAAAGAAGCGGGGTTCAAGCCCGATTTGGTAGTTTTAGACCCGCCAAGGTCCGGATGCTGCAATACCGTCCTTGAAAGCGTCAAAAATATGTCCCCTAAAAAATTGATCTACGTGTCCTGCGATCCCGCGACGCTTTCAAGGGACCTGAAAATATTGAACGACAGGTACGAGGTCAAAAGGATACAGCCTGTCGACATGTTCCCGCAGACGGTGCACATCGAGTGCGTGGCGCAGCTGCAGAAGAAAAATTGA